The Motilibacter peucedani region CGTCCACGCGCAGGCCCGCGGCAGCGGAGGTCGTCAACGTCAGCTCGGGCACGGCACCATCCGGTTGTGAGTTCGTTCGGGACGCAAGAGCCCGATGCTAGCGTCCGATTCGTGACCACCTCGGAGCCAGTGCCGCTCGTCCGCCCCGTCCTGCACGACCGGCACGTGGCGCTGGGTGCCCGCTTCGCCGCGTTCGCCGGCTGGGAGATGCCCCTGCAGTACTCCGGCGTCGTGGCCGAGCACACCGCGGTGCGCGAGGCCGCCGGCGTCTTCGACGTCAGCCACCTGGGCACTGTGCGGGTGACCGGGCCGGTCGCCGCGGCGTACGTCAACTCTTGCCTGACCAACGACCTCAGCCGCATCGAGCCCGGCATGGCGCAGTACACCCTGTGCTGCACCGAGAGCGGCGGCGTCGTCGACGACCTCATCGTCTACCTGCGCGCCGAGGACGACCTGCTCCTCGTCCCGAACGCCGCCAACACCGCCGAGGTCGCCCGACTGCTCGCCGAGCAGGCGCCCGACGGGGTGCTCGTCGAGAACGTCCACGGCGACTTCGCCATCCTCGCCGTGCAGGGCCCGCGCAGCGACGCCGTGCTCGAGGCGGTAGGGCTGCCCGTCGGGCACCGCTACATGAGCTTCGTCGAGGCCGAGCGCGCCGGGGTGGAGCTCACCGTGTGCCGCACCGGCTACACCGGCGAGCGGGGCTACGAGCTCGTCGTGCCGGCCGCGGCCGCGGGCGAGGTGTGGGACGCGGTGGTGGCCGCGGGTGCGGTGCCCGCCGGGCTGGGCGCCCGCGACACGCTGCGCACCGAGATGGGCTACCCCCTGCACGGCCAGGACCTCTCGCTCGAGATCACGCCGGTCATGGCCCGCGCCTCGTGGGCCGTCGGGTGGGCCAAGCCGGCGTTCTGGGGCCGCGACGCGCTCGTCGCCGAGCGCCAGAGCGGCACCTCGCGCCGCCTGCGCGGCATCGAGGCGCTCGACCGCGGCATCCCCCGGCCCGGCATGAGCGTCCGCGACGCAGCCGGCGCCGAGATCGGCACCGTCACCAGCGGCACGTTCTCGCCGACCCGCAAGCTCGGCATCGGCCTGGCGCTGCTCGACCCGGGCGTGGAGCTGGGCGCCGAGGTCTCGC contains the following coding sequences:
- the gcvT gene encoding glycine cleavage system aminomethyltransferase GcvT, translating into MTTSEPVPLVRPVLHDRHVALGARFAAFAGWEMPLQYSGVVAEHTAVREAAGVFDVSHLGTVRVTGPVAAAYVNSCLTNDLSRIEPGMAQYTLCCTESGGVVDDLIVYLRAEDDLLLVPNAANTAEVARLLAEQAPDGVLVENVHGDFAILAVQGPRSDAVLEAVGLPVGHRYMSFVEAERAGVELTVCRTGYTGERGYELVVPAAAAGEVWDAVVAAGAVPAGLGARDTLRTEMGYPLHGQDLSLEITPVMARASWAVGWAKPAFWGRDALVAERQSGTSRRLRGIEALDRGIPRPGMSVRDAAGAEIGTVTSGTFSPTRKLGIGLALLDPGVELGAEVSLDVRGRESRVRVVEPPFVPTRPKG